The following is a genomic window from Crossiella equi.
GGCACTCCGAGCCGTACCGGCCCTACCTGGGCTACGGCGAGTCCAAGATGCACGCCGAGATCGCGGTGCTGGCCGCCAACGACGAGGGCCTTGCGACCTCCGTGGTGCGCCCGCCGTGGTTCTACGGCGAGTGGCAGCCCGCGCGCCAGACCACGTTCTTCGGCCTGTGCCGCCACGGCCGCTTCCCGGTCATGGGCGACGGGGGCATGCGCCGGTCCATGGTCTACACGGGCAACCTCGTGCAGGGCGTGGACTTGGCGCTGCGGCACCCGAAGGCCGCGGGCCACGCGTACTGGGTGGCCGACGAGCGGCCGTACACCATGCGCGAGGTCGTGGACACCGTGCGGCGCGTGCTGCGCGAGGAGGGCTACGCGATCTCCAAGCGGCAGGTGCGGGTGCCCGCCCTGGTGGGCGCGCTGGCCGAGCGGGCGGACCGGCTCATCCAGGCCAGCGGCCGGTACCACCAGGAACTGCACGTGCTGGGCGAGCTGGACAAGACCATCGCCTGCGACGTCTCGACCACCACCGCCGACCTGGGCTACCGGCCCGAGGTGGCGCTCGCCGAGGGCATGCGGCGCAGCATCCGGTGGTGCCGGGCGCGCGGCATCGAGCTGTAGGAGAGACGCGGTGGCACAGACCGCCCTGGTGACCGGCGGGTCGGGGTACTTCGGCTCGCTGCTGGTGCAGTCCCTTCGCGAGCGCGGTGACGCGGTGCGCGTGCTGGACCTCAACGACGCGGCCGACCGACCGTCCGATGTGGACTTCGTACGGGGCGACATCCGCGATCCGAACGCGGTCGAGCACGCGTGCGAGGACGTGGACGTCGTCTACCACAACGTGGCCCAGGTCCCCCTGGCCCGCGACGCCGCGCTGTTCGAGTCGGTGAACGTCGGCGGCACCGAGACCCTGCTGCGCGGCTGCGCGGACGCGGGGGTGCGCAAGGTCGTCTACACCTCCTCCTCGGCGGTGTTCGGCGTGCCCGAGGCCAACCCGGTGCACCCGCACACCCCGCCGCGCCCGGCCGAGGAGTACGGGCGGGCCAAGCACGCGGGCGAGCTGCTGTGCCGCGCCGCGGTGAGCCAGGGCCTGGACGTCTCGATCGTGCGGCCGCGCACGATCCTCGGACACGGGCGGCTGGGCATCTTCGGCATCCTGTTCGACTGGATCGCCGACGGCGCGGACGTGTTCGTCTTCGGCAGCGGCGAGAACACCTACCAGTTCGTGCACGCCGCCGACCTGGCCAGCGCCTGCGTGCTGGCCGGGCAGCGGCCTGGTCCGGCCACGTACAACATCGGCGCCCGCGAGTTCGGCACCATGCGCGCGGCCCTGGAGAACCTGTGCGCCTACGCGGGCACCGGCTCGAAGGTGCGCTCGCTGCCGGTCGGGCCCGCCGCGCTGGGCATGAAGGCCTCGGCCAAGCTCGGGCTCACGCCGTTCGGGCCGTACCACTGGATCATGTACTCGAAGTCGCTGTGGTTCGACACCTCCGCGGCCGAGCGGGACCTGGGCTGGCGGGCCGAGTACTCCACCGACGCCATGTTCGCCGAGTCCTACGACTGGTTCCTGGCCAACCGGAACGGCCTGGACGGCGCGGCCTCGCACCACCGGTCCCCGGCGAAGCAGGGCGCGCTGACCCTGCTCAAGAAGATCATGCGGTGACGCCGTGGGCCGACACTGGCCGTTGCTGGTGGCCCTGTTCGCGGTCCTGACCGGGCTCCTGCTGCCGGTGCTGCCGGTGCGCGCCGCCGACGCGGTGGTGACCTGGCCGAAGGCGGACGGGCCCGCCGAGTCCACGGTCGCGCTGTTCGTGCCGTACCGGCCGCTGCGGGTGCACGTCCAGGTCTCCTGCGCGGTGCTCGGGCCCGGGGAGACGACGGTGTTCTCGACGTTCAGGCCGCAGGACGCGGACGGCCGCCCGCGCGGACTTTCACTGTCCACTTCGGACGGACGGCTGCGCGTGGACGCCAACGGTCGGCGGGTGCACGACGGCCCGCTGACCGGCTCCGCCTGCCGGTACGAGGTGCTGGCCGGGGACGGGCGGCTGGTGGTGCGCCGGGACGGCCTGGAGGTGGCCTCGGCGTCCGGCCAGGTGCCGCAGGTGGCCGCGTTCGCCACCGAGCTGAAACCGGAACCGGGGCAGCTGTCGGCCGTGGTGCACGCGGACAGCCGCTTCGACACCAGCCCGACCCTGCTGAAGTACCTGGTCCTGGCCCTGTCCGTGCTGCTGGCGCTGGCCTGCGCGGTGGTGCTCGCGCTGCGCCACCGGCGGCCGCGCACGCCGTGGGCCCGGCCCGGGGCCTGGGACCTCGTGGTGCCGGTGGTGCTCGCCGGGTGGGCGGTGATCGGGCCGATGACCACCGACGACGGCTTCTACACCTGGATGGCCCGCAACACCGGGGCGGCCGGGTACGTCGGCAACTACTACCACTGGTTCAACGTGCCGGAGGCTCCGTTCGGCACGTTGCAGCGCTTCTACGCGGAGTGGGGCTCGGTCTCGGCGACCCCGCTGTGGCTGCGGGTGCCGTCGGTCGTGGCGGGGGTGCTGAGCTGGTTGCTGCTGCGCGCGGTGCTGCGCCGCCTCGGCGTGGCCGTGCCGGGCTGGCTGCTCGCGGCGGCGTTCCTGTGCTGGTGGCTGCCGCTGGACCTGGGCGTACGCCCGGAGCCGCAGGTCGCGCTGGCCACCGCGGTCACCGCGTACGCGGCGGTGCGCGCCCGGCTGGACGACCGGCCCGCGTGGCTGGCCCTGGCCGCGCTGACCGGCGGCATCGCGGTGACGTTCACGCCCAGCGGGCTGCTCGCGCTCGTCCCACCGCTGCTCGTGCTGCCCGCCGTCCTTCGGGGTCTCCCCGGGCGGGACCGGCTCGTCCTCTGCGCGCTGCTCACCGGCGCGGGCTCGATCGCGCTGCCGCTGGTGTTCGCCGAGGTCAGCCTGGGCACGCTGCTGGAGGCGACCGCGGTGCACGGCTGGTACGGCGCGCACTCGCCCTGGTACGCCGAGATCCAGCGCTACCAGGCGCTGCTGGGCGGGGAGGGCGAGCAGGGCAACGCGCTGCGCCGGGTGCCGGTGCTGCTGGGCCTGGCCGCGCTGGCGCTGGTCGCGATCCTGCGCGTGCGGCACCGGGACGGTTCGCTGACCGGTGCCGCGACCTGGCCGTACGTGTGGCTGGCGCTGGGGTTCGGCGTGCTCGCGGTGGCGCCGTCGAAGTGGACGCAGCACTTCGGCGCGCTCGCGGTGTTCGGCGCGCTGGCGCTGGCCTGCGCGTTCGCCGAGCTGCCCCGCTGGCTGGTGCGGGCCCGCGCGGGCTGGCTGCTGCGGCTGGGGGTGCTGCTGGTCGTGGTGCTCGCGCTGGGTGTGGCCTGGCACGGGCCGAACTGGTGGTGGTCGTACTCGGACCGGGGCATGCCGTTCCGGCACGCCGAGCTGTTCTGGGGCGTGCTGGGCAACCCGCTGGTGCTGCTGGTGCTCGGGCTGGTCGTGGGCGCGGCCTGGCTCGCCCGCGGTGCGGTGGTGGTCGCGGTGCTGGTGGTGCTCGGGCTGTTCGCCCACACCGGGATCACGCAGACCTGGCCCCGGTCGGCGTGCGGGCTGGCCGACGCGGTCCGCGTGCGCACCGACCGGGTGCCGCTGCGGGCCGAGGGCACCGCGTCCGCCCCGGGTTTCCTGCCCGGGCGCGGGTTCCCCGGTGAGTTCCCGGCACCCCCGCTGGCCGGGCCGGTGTGGGGCAGCTTCGCCGACCTGGACCGCGGCACCGGGCAGCTGGACTCCGGCTGGCACACCGGCGCGGTCGAACCCGGTGACGTGCTGGTGGTCTCGGCCGCCGGGCGCACCGGGCGGGGCAACGCGCTGCGGGCCGAGGTCGAGCTGGACGGCACCCGGCGCGAGGTCGTGCTGGACGACGGGCGGGACAGCCCGGAGTGGCGCGACTTCGTGCTGGCCACGGCGAAGTCGGCGGGTCCGGCGCGGGTGCGGGTGCACGCGGTGGACGGCTCCGTGGGCCGCGGCGGCTGGCTCGCGGTGTCCGCGCCGGGACGCGAGCGCACGCACCCGATGGCCGCGGACACCGGCGCGGACGACGGGCCGACGCTCGTGGACTGGCCGATCTCCTTCGCCCTGCCCTGTGCCCGCCCGCCCGTGGTGGCCGCCGGGCTGGCCGAGCCGCCCGCGCGGGCGCTGCTGGTCACCGAGCACTACGAGGACCCGGCCGCGATCACCCAGGACCCGTTGTGGGGCGGCGCGTTCGGCAACCTGCGGCGGGTGGCCGAGTACCGGTCGGTGTCGACCCACCTGCCCGGCGAGCCGTGGGGGCGGTTCGTCGACCTGGCCTACGCCTACCGGCTCGGCGGTTACGAGCTGCGGGTGGACCGCGTGGTCCGGCCCGGCTGGTGGCGCGGGCCGGAGATCGCGAACGAGGACTACACCGGCCGCGTTGACCCCCGTGAGGCGCCCGAATGAACCCGAGAGTGACCACCGCCCTCGTCGTCGCGACCGTCCTCTGTGGACTGCTGTTGCCGTTTGCGCCGGTGGTGGTGCGCGACCCGGTGCTGCACTGGCCGAAGGACCCGGACCGGCCGGTGTCCAGCCTGGCGCTGCTGGTGCCCTACCGGCCGCTGGGCCTGGACGTGCGGCTGCCGTGCACCGCGCTGCGTCCGGCCGTCG
Proteins encoded in this region:
- a CDS encoding arabinosyltransferase domain-containing protein, with the protein product MGRHWPLLVALFAVLTGLLLPVLPVRAADAVVTWPKADGPAESTVALFVPYRPLRVHVQVSCAVLGPGETTVFSTFRPQDADGRPRGLSLSTSDGRLRVDANGRRVHDGPLTGSACRYEVLAGDGRLVVRRDGLEVASASGQVPQVAAFATELKPEPGQLSAVVHADSRFDTSPTLLKYLVLALSVLLALACAVVLALRHRRPRTPWARPGAWDLVVPVVLAGWAVIGPMTTDDGFYTWMARNTGAAGYVGNYYHWFNVPEAPFGTLQRFYAEWGSVSATPLWLRVPSVVAGVLSWLLLRAVLRRLGVAVPGWLLAAAFLCWWLPLDLGVRPEPQVALATAVTAYAAVRARLDDRPAWLALAALTGGIAVTFTPSGLLALVPPLLVLPAVLRGLPGRDRLVLCALLTGAGSIALPLVFAEVSLGTLLEATAVHGWYGAHSPWYAEIQRYQALLGGEGEQGNALRRVPVLLGLAALALVAILRVRHRDGSLTGAATWPYVWLALGFGVLAVAPSKWTQHFGALAVFGALALACAFAELPRWLVRARAGWLLRLGVLLVVVLALGVAWHGPNWWWSYSDRGMPFRHAELFWGVLGNPLVLLVLGLVVGAAWLARGAVVVAVLVVLGLFAHTGITQTWPRSACGLADAVRVRTDRVPLRAEGTASAPGFLPGRGFPGEFPAPPLAGPVWGSFADLDRGTGQLDSGWHTGAVEPGDVLVVSAAGRTGRGNALRAEVELDGTRREVVLDDGRDSPEWRDFVLATAKSAGPARVRVHAVDGSVGRGGWLAVSAPGRERTHPMAADTGADDGPTLVDWPISFALPCARPPVVAAGLAEPPARALLVTEHYEDPAAITQDPLWGGAFGNLRRVAEYRSVSTHLPGEPWGRFVDLAYAYRLGGYELRVDRVVRPGWWRGPEIANEDYTGRVDPREAPE
- a CDS encoding NAD-dependent epimerase/dehydratase family protein produces the protein MSDLVPPADLTVLTGASGWFGRAYLAHLHERGSRVRALVPAAQDVPAVLAAHPGAEVHVGDLADTDTVRRLLHGAAGADLVHAAGVIHPKRVSEFHRVNVEGTRTVLAQARAAELRRVTYLSSNSPFGVNPRRDEVFRHSEPYRPYLGYGESKMHAEIAVLAANDEGLATSVVRPPWFYGEWQPARQTTFFGLCRHGRFPVMGDGGMRRSMVYTGNLVQGVDLALRHPKAAGHAYWVADERPYTMREVVDTVRRVLREEGYAISKRQVRVPALVGALAERADRLIQASGRYHQELHVLGELDKTIACDVSTTTADLGYRPEVALAEGMRRSIRWCRARGIEL
- a CDS encoding NAD-dependent epimerase/dehydratase family protein → MAQTALVTGGSGYFGSLLVQSLRERGDAVRVLDLNDAADRPSDVDFVRGDIRDPNAVEHACEDVDVVYHNVAQVPLARDAALFESVNVGGTETLLRGCADAGVRKVVYTSSSAVFGVPEANPVHPHTPPRPAEEYGRAKHAGELLCRAAVSQGLDVSIVRPRTILGHGRLGIFGILFDWIADGADVFVFGSGENTYQFVHAADLASACVLAGQRPGPATYNIGAREFGTMRAALENLCAYAGTGSKVRSLPVGPAALGMKASAKLGLTPFGPYHWIMYSKSLWFDTSAAERDLGWRAEYSTDAMFAESYDWFLANRNGLDGAASHHRSPAKQGALTLLKKIMR